The Polaribacter sp. MED152 region GAGTTTACTAAAAATTTAAGGTTCGAAATTAAAAATATAGAATCCAAAGATGGATTAATAATAAACAAACCAATAAACTTTGAGTTTTATCAATATCGTGAATTTTTTGTACAAGAAGTTTTCCAAAATAAAAGTTTGCCAAAAACAAAGAGCTTTGTTGATAAAAATTCACCTCTCTCTAATTCTACTCAAAACGCAATGGATTACAAAGACCAATATTGGTTAAATTCACCACTAAAGAAAATAAACTAAATAAAAATATTACTTCCATTTAATTCCACAACCCATACTTGGCTTCTGATTTGCCAAATTGTCTTTATGCTCTAAAAGATTGTGTAATGCTTTTCTAATATCCTTACCATTTAAAGGTGCTGAATTTCCTGGTCTTGAATCATCTAACTGACCATGATAAACAGCATTTAATCCTGCATCAAATACATAAAAATCTGGTGTACATGCTGCATCATAAGCTTTGGCTACTTGCTGAGTTTCATCAAACAAATAAGGAAAAGGATAGTTTAAGTTTTCAGCAACCTCTTTCATGTATTTAGGTGCATCTTGAGGATAATTCTCTATTTCATTGGAACTTATAGCAATAAATTTAATTCCTTTTTCTTGGAATTCGTTGGCCATTTTAACCAACTCAGTATTTACATGAATAACAAAAGGGCAATGATTGCAAATAAACATAATCACAGTTCCTTTTTCTCCCTTAAGCTGATTCAGAGAGTACTCTTTATCATCAATAGTATTAATTAACGTGAAATCTGGAGCCTTTGAGCCTAATTTAAATTCATTCGATTCTGTTAAAGCCATTTCTTTACATTTTTAATTATTTATTCAGCTAAAGCAATTGCACAAATGTAACCACCTGTCCAAGCATTCTGAAAATTAAATCCACCTGTTACAGCATCAATATTTAAAACTTCACCTACAAAAAATAAATTTTTATGCTGCTTACTTTCAAAACGTTTAAAATTTATTTCTTTTAAATCTACACCACCAGCAGTTACAAATTCATCTTTAAAAGTAGTTCTACCATTTGCATTATAAATACCTTTTGTAAGTTCTGTTGCTAATTTTTCTAATTGTGTGTTTTTTAAATCTGCCCAATTCTGATTTTTAGAAATACCAGAAAATAGCACAAAACGTTCCCAAAGTCTTTTTGAAATTTCTGTAAAAGGAGATTTTAAAATTACTGTTTTTCTTGGTTCTTTCTTTTTTAAATTTAAAAGTACATTAAGAACTTTTCCTGTAGACCTAGATAACCAATTTACTTCTACATTGTATTGGTAATTTTTATCCGCTAAAATTCGAGCTCCAAAAGCAGACAATTTTAAAACAGCTGGTCCACTCATTCCCCAATGTGTAATAAGCAAAGGGCCTGAAGCTTCTAGTTTTGTACCCACAATATTTACAGTGGCATTTGGTACAGAAATACCCAATAAATCTACCAATCTTTTATCGTTGATATTAAACGTAAATAAAGAAGGTACTGGTTCTATAATCTTATGATCTAAAGTTTTACAAAGCTCCCATACTTTTTTAGAACTACCAGCTGCTACAACTACCTTGTCTGCAATAAAATCTTTATTTTTTGTGTTGACAACCCACTGTTTTTCTTGTTGATAAACTGAATTAACACCACAGTTTGTTAACACTTTAATTCCTAATTTATCAACAGCGTTTTGAAAGCAATCAATGATTGCCTGACTTGTATTTGCTTCTGGAAAAACTCTATTATCACTTTCAATTTTTAAAGGCACACCTTTGTTTTCAAACCACTCAAAAGTATCTCCTGTCATGAATTGATGAAAAGGGCCCAGCAATTCTTTTTTTCCTCTTGGATAAAATTCAATCAATTCTTTAGGCGTAAAACAAGCATGCGTTACATTGCATCTACCACCTCCAGAAATTTTTACTTTCTGCAATACATCTTTTCCTTTTTCTAAAATGGTGATGTCTAATTCAGGATTGTTTTCTTTGGCATTTATGGCTGTAAAATAGCCAGCAGCTCCACCTCCAATAATTATTACTTTACTCATAAAATCATTTCTGAATAGGTAAGAATTGTTTCAAATCCTTTATTTTTAAAATAGTTAGGTGTTTCTTGATTTCCTGTGGCTAATACAAAATCTCCACCCCAAGCTCCTAAACTTTTAATCTCTCCAAAATAATCTGGAAATAGCTTTTCTTTAACAGGTTGTAATTTTATGATTGAACTTATAATTTGTTCATGTTCTACAAGAAGTGCGTCGAATTCATGAAGCGAGTTTACTTTTGGAAACGTCTCTGAAATTTCTGAAATTCGATTAATTTGTGCACTATAATCTAAATTACTTTCTCTAAATTTTGCAATACCTTCTTTAGAGTCTTGCTTTTGATTTAAATACACAAAATATAAATTATCTTTAAATTCAGGATTAAAAACCACTGAATCAACTATAGGTTTCTGTTCTTTTATTTGATAATATATAGGTGTATCATTTTGCGCACATGCAATATCATAACCGCTACCTTTAAAAGAGTTCCATAATAATTGAAAAGCATCTACTTTAGCCCAAGATGCAATAGAATTTATTAATGTAGATGAACTGCCTAAACCCCAATTTCTTGGAAAATTTAGTTCGGTTTTTATTACAAAACCATGATCTACATCTAGAAAATCTGGGTTTAATCTTTTTGCCTCTGCTAAAATATCTAATAAAGTTTCTGCTATAAATTCAGCACTTCCTTCTTTATCTGAATTAAAAGTACAATTTACTAAACGTAATTTTGGTAAATTAAAAACTGCTTCAAACCAACAATTACCCGTATTTGTAAAACTAGCCCAAATTAAATTGGGTTCTTTAATTTTTTCTACACTTAAGTTTTGCCCGTATTTTGTAGGTAATGCCAATGATTTAGCACCATCTAACACTAGATACTCACCTGTAAGCAACAATTTTCCATTAGAATAATAGTTCATTACAGTAAATCGAATTGTTTAAAATGATGGGTAAAATGTTTTATTTGAAACCTTTTCCAATAATCGAAATCCAATTCTCCAAAAAATGGGTGTACCACAGTTCTACCTTCCTCTTTATTGAATATCATTACAAATTGTTGTACTTGATAATCTAAATCATCTATAGCTTCAGCCAAAGAATTAAACTTTAATGGCACTGGACCATCAGATAAGAAAGAGGCTCTAAAACCCATTTGCAATTCGTTTTCTGAATTTAGAAATGGTTTTCTTCTTGCACTTTTTTCATCAGAAACAAAAACATTAACGTTCCAGTTACCATTTGCAATTTGGGTTACTGAACTTAAATGCTCAATCATTTGTTGCGCATTCATTTGGCCAAATACAGGTTTTGTATCTTCTTTTAAGTTTAATAATATACTTCTAACATCATCAAAATTTAAGAAATTTACCCAATTCACTTTTGGCTTTCTAAGTGATTTTATTTTTTCAACTACTGCAGAATGTGATACTGTTCTTTCTTCAAAATACTTTTCTACAGCCTTTTTCTCATCTTCTGTAGCATCAAATTGATTCAATATATTTTGCAAATGCATTTTCATATGACCATGTTGAATACCTTTGGTAGTTAAGGCTCTTAAAGCTGCGTAATTTTGTGCTAAACCTGCTGCAGCCATAATTTGCATTAACACTCTTGCAGATGGTTTTTGCAACATTTCTAGTGATAATTTAGCCATTGGATGTAAGGCTGTTAAACCACCTACAGTACCTAATGCCAATGGAATTTCTATCCAAAACTTAAAGATACCATCATCTATTGAACAGTGAGATAAACTTGAATAAGAGCCTTTTCTAGAAGCATAGGCATGTGCACCAGCCTCTACTGCTCTAAAATCATTGCCAGTTGCTAAAACCACAGCATCTACTCCATTCATTATACCCTTGTTATGCGTAACTGCTCTGTAAGGTTCTATTTCTGCAATTTCTACTGCTTGTTTAAATTTTTCCGCAAATTTCTGAGGGTTGTCTCCTCCCAATTCTTCAATTTTACAACTTACTTCTGCTCTAACTAAACATTCAGGAACGTAATTAGACAGAATACTCATGACAATTTCTATATCCTCATTTTCAAATTTCTTAGCAATTGCCTCTAAACAAGAATTAATGAAGTTTGCACCCATTGAATCTTTAGTTTCGAAAGTAACATGCAATTGATAATAATTGGCTAGCTTGTCTGTTTTATCAACCAAAGAAATATCTAAAATACCTCCACCTCTTTTTTCCATATTCTTTGTTATGGAAGCTGTAGCAGCATATAGTTCTGTCTTGTTTTTGTTAAAATAGTTATGAAGCTCTTCTTTTTTACCTGCATACATAAAGTGTACTTGACCTATTTTGGTGGTTCCTAAAACCTTGGTTTTAAAACCTCCTCTTGTACTCCAAAATTTAGCAACTTTAGAAGCTGCAGCAACCACAGAACTCTCTTCTACCACCATTGGTATTACATAAGTTCTATCATTAATAACAAAATTTGGTGCAACTCCAAAAGGCATGTAAAAGTTAGAAATTGTATTTTCTATAAAATCATCATGTAATTCTTGAAGGTTTTTATTCGCATTCCAATATTGCTTAATAATTGCAATAGATTCAGATTGATTTTGAAAGTAATTTTCTGTTAACCAATCAATTTTTTCTTCTTTGGTTAGTTTGGAAAAACCAGATATAATTTTGCTCATTTATGCAGATATAAACTATGTTCAACAAATATAAATCAATCTTAGAAAACAATGTAGAATAATCAAGATTTCTGATTTTTTAGGATATTTTTTGCTGATTTTTCCGTAAACTTGGCAAACTTTTATCAAAAACAAAGTCTAAATGAAAAAATCTATCATTTTAGCAACCTTACTACTTTCTATAATAGGTTGTACAAATACTAGTTCTGAAACCTCAAACAACACTTCTACTGGCACTAAAGAAATTACTCTCGAAGAAATTTGGGATGGTACTTTTTCTACAGAAAGAATGAACGCACTTAATTCTATGAATGGTGATTTTTATTCTTTGCTAAACAGAGATGAAGAAGGTAATACAACTGTAGACAAATATAGTTATAGTACTTTAGAAAAGGTAGAAACTATTGTAAGTAGTGCAGATTTGAAAGATTTAGATGGTTTTTCATCTTATAAATTTAATGCTGATGAAACTAAATTAATACTAGGTACTCAGTTTAAAAAAATATACAGACGTTCTTATAGTGGTACATTTTATGCCTATGATGTAGCTTCTAAAAAACTTTCTTTAATAGGGAAAGACATTCAAGAGCCATTGTTTTCTCCTGATAACAAAAAGGTAGCTTATGCTAAAGACAATAACATTTACATTAAAGATTTTTCTAGAAATGCCTTAATACAAGTTACAAAAGATGGCAAGAAAAATAGCGTTATAAACGGAATTACAGACTGGGTTTACGAAGAAGAATTTGGCTTTGTAAGAGCTTTTGAATGGAGTAAAAACAGTAGATATTTAGCTTTTTTAAGATTCGACGAATCTGATGTACCTACTTTTTCTATGGATATTGTTGGTGATGGGCTTTATCCAAATCAGCAAGTATTTAAATACCCTAAAGCAGGTGAAAAAAATGCAGATGTTACTTTACATATGTATACTCTAGCAAATAAGACTACAAAGAAAATTAGTCTAGGTGATTATGAATACATCCCAAGAATTAAATGGTCTAATAACGATGCTATTTTAGTGGCAACTACCTTAAATCGTTATCAAAATAATTTAAAATTACACAAGGTAAATGCATTAAGAAGTTCATCTACAGTATTATTAAATGAAACTGATAAAGCGTATATAGACATTACAGACAATCTTACGTTCTTAACAGATAATTCATTTATTTGGACAAGCGAAAGAGATGGTTTTAATCATATTTATCATTATGATTTTAATGGTAATCTTATCAATCAGATTACAAAAGGAGATTGGGAAGTAACCAACTACTATGGCTTTAATCCAACTAAAAAAACAATTTATTACCAATCTGTAGAAAATGGTTCTATAAATAGAGGTGTATACTCTATTGGTTTAGATGGTAAAAACAAACAGTTGCTTAGTAATAAGGATGGTCAAAACTCAGCTGCCTTTAGTACCAACTTAAACTACTTTATAAATACATTTTCTACATCAGAAATTCCACCTATTTACAGTTTGTATTCTGCTGAAGGCGAAATGCTAAAAGTGGTAAAAGACAATGCTGAACTTAAAGAAGAATTGGCAGATTATAAAATGAGTCCTAAAGAGTTTTCTACTATTAACATTAATGGTTATGACTTAAATATGTGGATGATAAAACCTGTTGATTTTGATGAGAATAAAGCATACCCAATGTTAATGTTTCAATACTCAGGCCCTGGTTCTCAGCAAGTAGGTAATAGATGGAATGGAACCAATGACTACTGGCACAATATGCTTGCGCAAAAAGGTATGATTGTAGTTTGTATTGATGGTAGAGGAACAGGTTTAAAAGGTGCAGACTTTAAGAAAGTAACACAAAAAGAATTGGGTAAATTTGAAGTTGAAGACCAAATAGCTGCTGCTAAAAAACTTGCAGAACGCTCTTATATTGATGAAGATAATATTGGTATTTGGGGATGGTCTTTTGGTGGCTTTATGAGTACAAATGCGCTGTTAAAAGGTAGTGATATTTTTTCTACAGCAATCGCAGTTGCACCAGTAACTTCTTGGCGTTTTTACGATACTGTTTATACAGAACGCTATATGCAAACACCTCAAGAAAACGCAAGTGGTTATGACGAAAACTCACCAATCAACTATGCAGATAAATTAGAAGGAAATTATTTATTAGTTCATGGAACAGGAGATGATAATGTACACGTACAAAATTCAATGAGAATGATTAACGCACTTATTGAAGCCAATAAACAATTTGATATGTTTATTGTTCCAGATAGAACTCATGGAATTTATAAAGGCGCAAATACAAGATTGAATTTATACACAAAAATGACCAATTTTGTAGAAGAACATTTAATAGAAAAATCAAACAAAACAACTAAAGTAAAAGGATAATTATGTTAGATAAAGGAGTTAGCACAACTACAGCAGAACCAGAAATGTTTGGACATCCAAAAGGATTGTTCTATTTATTCTTTGCAGAATTATGGGAGCGTTTTAGTTTCTATGGTATGAGAGCGTTATTAACGCTTTATATGGTAAATGAAATTTTTAAAGCCATTGCAGAAAGAGATACAGCCACTGCAATTGTATATGCATCTTATGGTTCTTTAGTATATGCATCAACTGTTATTGGAGGTCAAATTTCTGATAAAATTTTAGGAATGCGTTCATCTATTTTTCTTGGAGGAATACTTATGGCTCTTGGTCATTTTGTATTGGCAGTAGAAAATGATACTGCTTTCTTTTTAGCATTAGCTTTAATTGTAGTAGGTAATGGTTTTTTTAAACCAAACATATCCACTTTTGTAGGTGCTCTTTATGAAGAGGGAGATGTTAGAAAAGACTCTGGATTTACCATTTTCTATATGGGTATTAATATTGGTGGTTTTGTTGCTCCATTACTGTGTGGTTGGTTAGCTTTAGAATATGGCTATCACTATGGTTTTGGTTTAGCTGGAATTGGAATGATGGCTGGTTTAATCTTCTTTTGGAGTGGAATAAAAAAGAATGTTTTTGGCGATAAAGGAATGCCACCAAGCCAAGAAATTTATGAGAAGAAAATAATCGGAGTTCCTCAAAAAACCTTAATTCCAATTATTGCATTTTTATTTGTACCAGTAATAGCTTATTTACTTGCTTCTTGGCAACAAAATTATGTTAGTGGAATCTTTAAATTTATTGGTTTTGCAGTTTTAGCTTATTTAGTTTATATCATGGTTAAACTAGATTCAGACGCTCGTAAAAAACTTATCATGGCAGTTTTAATTACATTTTTTATGACTTTATTTTGGGGTTTCCATGAGTTGTCTGGTAGTGTAATTACCCTATTTGCCTCTAGAAATGTAGATTTAGCAGGTATTATGAGTGCAGCTCAAACAAATGCATTAAACTCAATGTTCATTATTGTTTTAGCAATTCCAATCTCTTTACTTTGGGGATATTTAGCAAAAAGAGGTTTAAACCCAAGAACACCTTATAAGTTTGGATTAGGGTTACTTTTTGCTGGTTTATGTTTTTACATACTTTCTATCTCTGGAGCAAGTGCAGATGAAAATGGTTTAGTACCATTTGTATATCTTTTAGTTATGTATTTTATATTATCTATTGGAGAGTTATTTATGTCTCCAGTTGGCTTATCTAAAATTACGGATTTATCTCCAAAAAATATAGTTGCGTTTATGATGGGAGTTTGGTTTTTATCATCTGCTTTTGCGTTTCAAATTGTAGGATTTATTGGTGAGCAATTGGCCATAGAAAGTACAGACAAAAATGTTGGAGGCTTAGAGACCTTAACAATCTATACAGACGGATTTCATTTAATAGCTATGTATGCCTTAGGTGCAGGTGCAATTGTATTGCTATTCTCACCTTTAATGAAAAAATTATTAGGTAACGTTCACTAATTAAAAATTATATAGAAACCTCATAAACTAAAAATTTATGAGGTTTTTTGTTTTTAAAAACTACTACTTATGAGTACTGCATCAACCAAAGAATTTTCTTTACTAAATCATAAACCAGCACTATTTGTGTTGTTCTTTACAGAAATGTGGGAACGTTTTTCATACTATGGAATGCGTGCCATTTTCGTTTTATTCTTAACAGATTCTTTTGCTGATGGTGGCTGGGAATGGTCTAGAGAAAGAGCATTAGGCCTTTTAGCAATCTATACCAGTTCAGTATATATTACGCCTTTAATTGGTGGCATTATTGCAGACAAGTTATTGGGTTATCAAAAAGCAGTAGCTCTTGGTGCTTTAGTAATGACTCTTGGGCATGCTTCTATGGCTTTAGAAACAGAAACCACACTATATTTAGGTATTGCTTTTTTAATAATTGGTAATGGTCTTTTTAAACCGAATGTAACTTCAATGGTTAGTGGTTTGTATGACAAATATCCTGAGAGAAAAGATGGTGCATTTACAATATTTTATATGGGTGTTAATGCAGGTGGATTTTTAGGTGTGCTTCTATGTGGGTTTTTAGCTAATAATTTAAGTTACTCTTGGGGATTTGGTTTGGCAGGAATCTTTATGTTTTTAGGAACTTTACAATTTTGGTTTGGTAGAAACATCTTTGAAAATGTTGGTAAAGCGCCTAATAAAAATACTAAGAAAGTAGATTTAACAACAGAAGTAGATCCAAAAAATGCAATTTTAGTTGATGCTGAAGTTCAAGAAGCTACAACCAATAGAAAAATCCAAAATGATAGGTATATTGTAGTTGGGCTTTTGGCTTTTTTTACTGTATTTTTTTGGTGGGCATTTGAACAAGCAAGTGGTTCTATGAATATTTTTGCTAGAGATTATACCCAAAGAGCTTTAAGTGGTAATGCTGCTCTAACTTTTAAAATAGTAGATGTTTTAGTATCCACAGTTCCTCTTTTAATAATTTCTTGGGTGTTACTAAAATTATTCGGACAAACCTTTAAACAAATATCACTTTCAAATATCGTTTTAGGAATAAGTTTTCTAAGTATTTGGGGTTTTGTTATCTGGAAACTTTCTATCATATTTTCGTCAGAAACAACAGAAATTGAAGCTTCTTGGTTTTTAATTTTAAACTCACTTTTTATTATATTTTTGGCTCCACTATTTTCTAAATGGTGGGAAAGTAAATTCAACCCATCTGCAGCCGTAAAATTCGGAATTGGTATGATTTTACTAGGTATTGGTTTTGGAGCTTTAGCTTATGGCTCTAGTGATATTCCACAAGGAGCAAAAACAGCATCTGTAAGTTTAATATGGCTTGTATTGGCTTATTTATTTCATACAATGGGTGAACTTTGTATTTCTCCTGTAGGTTTATCTTATGTATCAAAACTAGTGCCTGCTAAGAAAATAGGTATGATGTTTGGTATTTGGTATCTAGTAAATGCAGTTGGTAATTTCTTAGCTGCAAAAACTGGTAGCTATATAGACCCAATTGTAGAGAAATATTCTATGTCTTATTTCTTTCTTATTTTTACAATAATTCCTGCAGTAGTTGGTTTAATATTTCTAGTGTTAAATCCTTTAATAAAAAAATTGATGCATGGAATTCGCTAATGAATCTTTGGCACATCATTTGCAAATAAATAATTATGAAAAAATTACTTGTTTTAATCGCTTTTACATTTGTTAGTTTTACTAGCAATGCTCAAGAAAAAATTAATTGGTTGTCTTTTGAAAAGGCCATAGAATTAAACAAAGAAAATCCAAAACTAATTTTAATAGATGTCTATACAGATTGGTGTAGTTACTGTAAAAAAATGGACAAAGAAACGTATGCCAATGCTACAATTGCAAACTACATTAATAAGAATTTCTATGCTATTAAGTTAGATGGTGAAGGTAAAGAGGATATTAATTACAAAGGATATACTTTTAAATTGAAAGGTAAAGGTAGATCTAAATTTCATG contains the following coding sequences:
- a CDS encoding thioredoxin family protein translates to MALTESNEFKLGSKAPDFTLINTIDDKEYSLNQLKGEKGTVIMFICNHCPFVIHVNTELVKMANEFQEKGIKFIAISSNEIENYPQDAPKYMKEVAENLNYPFPYLFDETQQVAKAYDAACTPDFYVFDAGLNAVYHGQLDDSRPGNSAPLNGKDIRKALHNLLEHKDNLANQKPSMGCGIKWK
- a CDS encoding NAD(P)/FAD-dependent oxidoreductase; this translates as MSKVIIIGGGAAGYFTAINAKENNPELDITILEKGKDVLQKVKISGGGRCNVTHACFTPKELIEFYPRGKKELLGPFHQFMTGDTFEWFENKGVPLKIESDNRVFPEANTSQAIIDCFQNAVDKLGIKVLTNCGVNSVYQQEKQWVVNTKNKDFIADKVVVAAGSSKKVWELCKTLDHKIIEPVPSLFTFNINDKRLVDLLGISVPNATVNIVGTKLEASGPLLITHWGMSGPAVLKLSAFGARILADKNYQYNVEVNWLSRSTGKVLNVLLNLKKKEPRKTVILKSPFTEISKRLWERFVLFSGISKNQNWADLKNTQLEKLATELTKGIYNANGRTTFKDEFVTAGGVDLKEINFKRFESKQHKNLFFVGEVLNIDAVTGGFNFQNAWTGGYICAIALAE
- a CDS encoding GYDIA family GHMP kinase gives rise to the protein MNYYSNGKLLLTGEYLVLDGAKSLALPTKYGQNLSVEKIKEPNLIWASFTNTGNCWFEAVFNLPKLRLVNCTFNSDKEGSAEFIAETLLDILAEAKRLNPDFLDVDHGFVIKTELNFPRNWGLGSSSTLINSIASWAKVDAFQLLWNSFKGSGYDIACAQNDTPIYYQIKEQKPIVDSVVFNPEFKDNLYFVYLNQKQDSKEGIAKFRESNLDYSAQINRISEISETFPKVNSLHEFDALLVEHEQIISSIIKLQPVKEKLFPDYFGEIKSLGAWGGDFVLATGNQETPNYFKNKGFETILTYSEMIL
- a CDS encoding DUF1569 domain-containing protein, coding for MNAQQMIEHLSSVTQIANGNWNVNVFVSDEKSARRKPFLNSENELQMGFRASFLSDGPVPLKFNSLAEAIDDLDYQVQQFVMIFNKEEGRTVVHPFFGELDFDYWKRFQIKHFTHHFKQFDLL
- a CDS encoding S9 family peptidase, whose amino-acid sequence is MKKSIILATLLLSIIGCTNTSSETSNNTSTGTKEITLEEIWDGTFSTERMNALNSMNGDFYSLLNRDEEGNTTVDKYSYSTLEKVETIVSSADLKDLDGFSSYKFNADETKLILGTQFKKIYRRSYSGTFYAYDVASKKLSLIGKDIQEPLFSPDNKKVAYAKDNNIYIKDFSRNALIQVTKDGKKNSVINGITDWVYEEEFGFVRAFEWSKNSRYLAFLRFDESDVPTFSMDIVGDGLYPNQQVFKYPKAGEKNADVTLHMYTLANKTTKKISLGDYEYIPRIKWSNNDAILVATTLNRYQNNLKLHKVNALRSSSTVLLNETDKAYIDITDNLTFLTDNSFIWTSERDGFNHIYHYDFNGNLINQITKGDWEVTNYYGFNPTKKTIYYQSVENGSINRGVYSIGLDGKNKQLLSNKDGQNSAAFSTNLNYFINTFSTSEIPPIYSLYSAEGEMLKVVKDNAELKEELADYKMSPKEFSTININGYDLNMWMIKPVDFDENKAYPMLMFQYSGPGSQQVGNRWNGTNDYWHNMLAQKGMIVVCIDGRGTGLKGADFKKVTQKELGKFEVEDQIAAAKKLAERSYIDEDNIGIWGWSFGGFMSTNALLKGSDIFSTAIAVAPVTSWRFYDTVYTERYMQTPQENASGYDENSPINYADKLEGNYLLVHGTGDDNVHVQNSMRMINALIEANKQFDMFIVPDRTHGIYKGANTRLNLYTKMTNFVEEHLIEKSNKTTKVKG
- a CDS encoding peptide MFS transporter, whose protein sequence is MLDKGVSTTTAEPEMFGHPKGLFYLFFAELWERFSFYGMRALLTLYMVNEIFKAIAERDTATAIVYASYGSLVYASTVIGGQISDKILGMRSSIFLGGILMALGHFVLAVENDTAFFLALALIVVGNGFFKPNISTFVGALYEEGDVRKDSGFTIFYMGINIGGFVAPLLCGWLALEYGYHYGFGLAGIGMMAGLIFFWSGIKKNVFGDKGMPPSQEIYEKKIIGVPQKTLIPIIAFLFVPVIAYLLASWQQNYVSGIFKFIGFAVLAYLVYIMVKLDSDARKKLIMAVLITFFMTLFWGFHELSGSVITLFASRNVDLAGIMSAAQTNALNSMFIIVLAIPISLLWGYLAKRGLNPRTPYKFGLGLLFAGLCFYILSISGASADENGLVPFVYLLVMYFILSIGELFMSPVGLSKITDLSPKNIVAFMMGVWFLSSAFAFQIVGFIGEQLAIESTDKNVGGLETLTIYTDGFHLIAMYALGAGAIVLLFSPLMKKLLGNVH
- a CDS encoding peptide MFS transporter, encoding MSTASTKEFSLLNHKPALFVLFFTEMWERFSYYGMRAIFVLFLTDSFADGGWEWSRERALGLLAIYTSSVYITPLIGGIIADKLLGYQKAVALGALVMTLGHASMALETETTLYLGIAFLIIGNGLFKPNVTSMVSGLYDKYPERKDGAFTIFYMGVNAGGFLGVLLCGFLANNLSYSWGFGLAGIFMFLGTLQFWFGRNIFENVGKAPNKNTKKVDLTTEVDPKNAILVDAEVQEATTNRKIQNDRYIVVGLLAFFTVFFWWAFEQASGSMNIFARDYTQRALSGNAALTFKIVDVLVSTVPLLIISWVLLKLFGQTFKQISLSNIVLGISFLSIWGFVIWKLSIIFSSETTEIEASWFLILNSLFIIFLAPLFSKWWESKFNPSAAVKFGIGMILLGIGFGALAYGSSDIPQGAKTASVSLIWLVLAYLFHTMGELCISPVGLSYVSKLVPAKKIGMMFGIWYLVNAVGNFLAAKTGSYIDPIVEKYSMSYFFLIFTIIPAVVGLIFLVLNPLIKKLMHGIR
- a CDS encoding DUF255 domain-containing protein, encoding MKKLLVLIAFTFVSFTSNAQEKINWLSFEKAIELNKENPKLILIDVYTDWCSYCKKMDKETYANATIANYINKNFYAIKLDGEGKEDINYKGYTFKLKGKGRSKFHELSAALMDGQFSYPTTIFMTEKEQVLQKIPGYLTVERFEKILAYFNTEAYKDQEWADFEKDFKSNLKR